One window of Nicotiana tomentosiformis chromosome 11, ASM39032v3, whole genome shotgun sequence genomic DNA carries:
- the LOC138902021 gene encoding uncharacterized protein, with product MAKILQKMRVNIACVQETRWVGSRAKDADGYKLWYSGVQKGKNGVGILVDREPKESVVEVRRVNDRLMIIKLVVGECTLNVGSAYAPHVGLDEEVKRCFWEGLDEIVRQVPPTEKLFMGGDFNGHIRSTVGGYGEVHGGFDFGERNGGGTSLLDFANAFGLVIVNSSFPKRERHLVTFQNAMAKTQIDFLLLGRGDRGMCKDCKRRKRSTRGSPRIRWGALTKDKAQELEGRLSAIGSWRSSGDASTMWSAIAYYIREVAREVLGVSTGISGGHKGDWWWNEVVQGKVEAKKVAYLKLVGSIDEEER from the exons ATGGCAAAGATCCTCCAGAAGAtgagggtcaatatagcgtgtgtccaagagactaggtgggtagggtcgagggcgaaggacgcggacgggtataaactttggtactcaggtgtccagaaaggtaagaatggagtgggcatcttAGTGGATAGGGAACCCAAAGAGTCTGTAGTcgaggttagacgagtgaatgatagattgatgattattaagttggtggttggagagtgcaccctaaatgTCGGTAGTGCCTATGCgccgcatgtgggcctagatgaggaggttaaacgatGCTTCTGGGAGGGTttagatgagattgtgcgtcAGGTTCCGCCTACTGAGAAGCTATTCAtgggaggggatttcaatgggcatattagGTCGACTGtaggtggttatggcgaggtgcatggaggcttcgattttggggagaggaacggaggaggtacatcgttATTGGACTTCGCTAatgcttttgggttggtgattgtgAACTCTAGCTTTCCAAAGAGGGAGAGGCATTtagttacttttcaaaatgcgatggcgaagactcagattgactTTCTTCTCCTCGGGAGAGGTGACAGAGGaatgtgcaaggattgcaag aggaggaaaaggtctactcgaggaagtccgagaatcaggtggggagccttaactaaggataaagcccaagagttGGAAGGGCGGTTGTCGGCTATAGGATCTTGGAGGAGCAGcggtgacgcgagcactatgtggtcagcgatAGCATACTATATTAGGGAggttgcgagagaggtgttaggagtCTCGACGGGCatctctggtgggcacaaaggagactggtggtggaatgaagtggttcaaggtaaagtggaagctaagaaggtggcgtacctgaagttagtggggagcatagatGAGGAGGAGAGGTGA